The following are from one region of the Magallana gigas chromosome 6, xbMagGiga1.1, whole genome shotgun sequence genome:
- the LOC105338883 gene encoding radial spoke head protein 4 homolog A, with the protein MTDVNMELNINPKEQQFISAKSYLLTASTDTGLNLYDHLSRVLTKVLDERPNNVVDIFEDVSKDSKRSKFTSDVDTVRDKLDQSTEVALAKVQEKLFAKEGGEDNEPEESEELETPLPNIMELCFFFEQAGIGLNREEMIRVWLALKNLVDTHALSHVRFWGKMFGTEQNYYVAEVEYRDGDEEEEEEEEPEEQQEEEATDKDGDEEGEEEQEEDDTPKPDFKPPPEIPKEENKTGTNKKTYFVCNDPGKPWTKLPAVTPAQIQSARLIKKFFTGRLDAPVVSYPPFPGNEINYLRAQIARISAGTHVSPMGFYQFEEDEEEEEETEGRNDCVINVDFEPVSLRDLCDGSLQHWVHHVQHILPQGRCVWVKVGQETPEEVDDEDEEEEREEPDEPEPEVGPPLLTPLSEDAEIGNLPPWTPKVSSKLIPQYAISVLQSNLWPGAHAFAAGKKFENVYIGYGHKYNMDNYNPPQTAPIQEEFPSGPEITEAEDPTVEEENALRNAQQEAAEAAEEMEEAEEEEDDEDN; encoded by the exons ATGACGGATGTCAACATGGAGTTGAATATCAACCCTAAGGAGCAGCAGTTCATCTCTGCAAAATCTTATCTCCTCACTGCCAGTACAGACACAGGGTTGAACTT ataTGACCATCTTAGTCGTGTTCTTACCAAAGTTCTTGATGAAAGGCCAAACAATGTTGTAGATATCTTTGAAGATGTCAGCAAAGATtcaaaacgatcaaaatttacATCAGATGTTGACACAGTCAGAGACAAACTTGACCAGTCTACAGAAGTTGCATTGGCCAAAGTGCAAGAAAAACTCTTTGCA AAAGAAGGCGGTGAGGACAATGAACCAGAAGAGAGTGAAGAACTTGAAACGCCTCTTCCAAATATTATGGAACTCtgttttttctttgaacaaGCTGGAATTGGTTTGAACCGTGAAGAAATGATTCGTGTATGGCTAGCTTTGAAAAATTTAGTGGACACTCATGCATTATCACATGTTAGATTCTGGGGGAAAATGTTTGGAACTGAACAGAATTACTACGTCGCTGAGGTGGAGTACAGGGATGGTGATGAAGAggaagaggaggaggaagag CCCGAGGAACAACAGGAGGAAGAAGCAACAGACAAAGATGGCGATGAGGAAGGAGAAGAAG AACAAGAGGAGGATGACACTCCAAAACCAGACTTCAAACCCCCACCAGAAATCCCAAAGGAGGAAAACAAAACAGGCACCAACAAGAAAACATACTTTGTCTGCAATGATC CTGGTAAACCCTGGACCAAGCTTCCAGCAGTAACACCAGCCCAGATCCAGTCTGCCAGACTCATCAAGAAGTTCTTCACTGGAAGATTGGATGCTCCA GTTGTCAGTTATCCCCCTTTCCCAGGCAATGAGATTAACTATTTGAGAGCCCAGATTGCCCGTATTAGTGCTGGTACCCATGTTTCACCAATGGGCTTCTACCAGTTTGAAGAAGATGAGGAGGAGGAAGAAGAAACCGAAG GTCGCAATGACTGTGTGATCAATGTGGACTTTGAGCCCGTGTCCTTGAGGGATCTGTGTGATGGATCTTTACAACACTGGGTACATCACGTACAACACATTCTGCCCCAGGGGCGCTGTGTCTGGGTCAAGGTTGGCCAGGAGACCCCTGAGGAGGTGGATGACGAGGATGAGGAAGAGGAGCGTGAGGAGCCTGATGAGCCAGAGCCTGAGGTGGGACCTCCTCTCCTAACTCCTCTCTCCGAGGATGCGGAGATTGGAAACCTCCCTCCATGGACTCCCAAAGTGTCCTCCAAGCTGATCCCTCAGTACGCCATCTCAGTTCTTCAGTCCAACCTTTGGCCTGGTGCTCATGCATTTGCAGCTGGAAA AAAATTTGAGAATGTCTATATTGGCTATGGTCACAAATACAACATGGACAACTACAATCCCCCACAGACCGCACCAATTCAGGAGGAATTCCCCAGCGGCCCAGAAATCACCGAGGCTGAGGATCCAACTGTGGAGGAGGAGAACGCCCTCAGGAATGCCCAACAAGAGGCAGCTGAAGCAGCAGAGGAGATGGAAGAGGCAGAAGAGGAGGAGGATGATGAAGATAACTGA
- the LOC105338884 gene encoding uncharacterized protein isoform X2: MLSKKKDSGINDGIAGKYVKRETPPMLRNYHTPVRQTPNFQRRSVKTPATFYVPQQAAGNVIGSRAQVPTRSNVQSNVSSLETRSQQLSPLTQQRNTQSAPPNIAQLSQGLQNLSAGDRSEGASGSTSSLTNQGSTTSQATIASSGYGSGPQPAVSEGQQGAGQRNNLGAIREDFHEAGNLGGAQGNFTDYHSQFDENYQIQQYHEEIRNHYAQQSGGHVSSTQHSLQSSTQQSSTSSSSSSAYNDEFPLPPGWSLDWTVRGRKYYIDHNTQTTHWSHPLEKESLPTGWERIENKEYGVYYVNHYLQIAQVNHPCSPTQGNVRYSHPPHLPRQIEYRATRQDGMLVPANPYLHTEIPKWLVVYSKGAREHDHKLKWDLFRLNEIEVFDAMLMRLHKQELEQIVMSYEAYRSALIREMERRKKENQVPSQSRALPQSVEHQKQIQNEGLLPGRLYNISAQGSGQPPSQGATPGIQQNVGHGFPRNVDQISAIPVTIGLPQSVQGPMVQQNMVRANLNFKTATPAAPSNPANLPQGVNPAAGQQGTTAAERMMMLHSQASENQFAMQKTVTTQHHLMQQHQQIQQQLEQLRQEQLQRHLQQQLIQQRLMQQQHMQSVQFHGSPMLPTHKPLSQNFVSQQPLGSQVQHYTPYTANQQTINQQPQSYPAHPTTTSQHPSTSPHAPLQVYPQLATSGQMPVPHLQPLQSIPQGYPQLVVSSSSPSAQSQGTPQQAFSVPSSQPMVPSSFPPQSQTQPQSKSITQNIETKV, translated from the exons ATGTTATCGAAGAAAAAAGACTCTGGTATTAATGATGGCATCGCAGGAAAATATGTCAAACGTGAAACCCCACCCATGCTCAGAA ACTATCACACACCTGTCCGCCAGACCCCAAATTTCCAGCGGCGTAGTGTCAAAACTCCTGCAACATTCTACGTACCACAACAAGCAGCCGGCAATGTAATCGGCAGCAGAGCCCAGGTGCCGACCCGCTCCAATGTCCAATCAAACGTCAGCTCACTGGAGACTCGGTCCCAGCAGTTGTCTCCCCTCACTCAACAGAGAAATACTCAGAGTGCCCCTCCAAATATAGCCCAGCTGTCCCAGGGGCTTCAGAACCTGAGCGCGGGGGACCGATCAGAGGGGGCCTCAGGCTCCACCAGTTCCCTGACCAACCAAGGTTCCACCACCAGCCAGGCGACCATAGCTTCTTCGGGGTACGGGAGTGGTCCACAGCCCGCTGTGTCAGAGGGCCAGCAGGGGGCAGGGCAGAGAAACAACCTGGGAGCCATCAGAGAAG ATTTCCATGAAGCGGGTAACCTTGGCGGGGCCCAGGGTAACTTTACAGACTACCACAGCCAGTTTGATGAGAATTACCAGATTCAGCAGTACCATGAGGAGATCAGGAACCACTATGCACAGCAAAGTGGAGGTCATGTGAGCAGCACGCAGCACAGTCTGCAGTCCAGCACACAGCAGTCCAGCACAAGTTCAT CATCCTCCTCTGCGTACAATGATGAGTTCCCCCTCCCCCCAGGATGGTCACTGGACTGGACCGTGAGGGGGAGGAAGTATTACATTGACCACAACACCCAGACGACCCACTGGAGCCACCCCCTGGAGAAAGAGAGCCTTCCCACGGGCTGGGAGAGGATCGAGAACAAGGAGTATGGGGTTTACTATGTCAA CCATTATTTACAAATCGCACAAGTAAACCACCCTTGTTCCCCTACCCAGGGGAATGTCAGATACAGCCACCCTCCCCACCTCCCTCGCCAGATTGAGTATCGAGCGACCAGGCAGGACGGCATGCTTGTTCCTGCCAACCCATACCTCCATACAG AGATTCCCAAATGGCTGGTTGTATACTCTAAGGGAGCTCGAGAACACGATCACAAGCTGAAG TGGGATCTGTTCCGCCTGAATGAAATTGAGGTCTTTGATGCTATGTTGATGCGCCTTCATAAACAAGAACTGGAGCAGATAGTGATGAGCTATGAAGCATATCGCAGTGCCCTGATTCGAGAGATGGAGCGACGGAAGAAAGAAAACCAAGTTCCCTCACAGAGCCGGGCTCTTCCTCAGAGTGTGGAGCaccaaaaacaaattcaaaatgagGGACTCCTGCCTGGAAGGCTTTATAACATCAGTGCCCAAGGATCAGGGCAACCACCCTCCCAGGGGGCTACCCCAGGCATTCAGCAAAATGTTGGTCATGGATTTCCTCGAAATGTGGATCAAATATCTGCTATACCTGTCACTATTGGCTTGCCTCAGTCTGTGCAAGGTCCAATGGTCCAACAAAATATGGTGCGTgcaaatttgaatttcaaaactGCTACTCCTGCTGCTCCAAGTAATCCTGCTAATCTTCCACAAGGGGTGAATCCCGCTGCAGGACAGCAAGGAACAACTGCAGCAGAGAGGATGATGATGTTACACAGTCAGGCATCAGAAAACCAGTTTGCAATGCAGAAGACTGTGACAACTCAACATCACCTGATGCAGCAGCATCAGCAAATTCAACAGCAACTAGAGCAGCTGAGACAAGAACAATTGCAGAGACATCTGCAACAACAGTTGATTCAGCAAAGGCTGATGCAGCAGCAACATATGCAGAGTGTTCAATTTCATGGTTCACCAATGTTGCCTACCCATAAGCCCTTGTCTCAGAACTTTGTCTCCCAGCAGCCTCTTGGCAGCCAAGTGCAACATTACACACCATACACAGCCAATCAGCAGACAATTAACCAGCAACCACAGAGTTACCCCGCCCACCCAACCACCACCTCCCAGCACCCATCAACCTCTCCCCATGCTCCTTTACAAGTCTATCCACAACTTGCAACATCAGGTCAAATGCCTGTACCACATCTACAGCCCCTCCAGAGTATTCCACAGGGCTACCCCCAGTTGGTTGTTTCATCGTCCTCACCCTCAGCCCAGTCCCAAGGTACCCCCCAGCAAGCTTTCTCTGTTCCTTCCTCGCAGCCAATGGTGCCTTCCAGTTTCCCACCACAATCCCAAACACAGCCACAGTCCAAGTCCATTACACAGAACATCGAAACCAAAGTTTAA
- the LOC105338884 gene encoding uncharacterized protein isoform X1: MVSCSSVPYDIDRELEEVFENLNKSLDDLFNVDRLPDYHTPVRQTPNFQRRSVKTPATFYVPQQAAGNVIGSRAQVPTRSNVQSNVSSLETRSQQLSPLTQQRNTQSAPPNIAQLSQGLQNLSAGDRSEGASGSTSSLTNQGSTTSQATIASSGYGSGPQPAVSEGQQGAGQRNNLGAIREDFHEAGNLGGAQGNFTDYHSQFDENYQIQQYHEEIRNHYAQQSGGHVSSTQHSLQSSTQQSSTSSSSSSAYNDEFPLPPGWSLDWTVRGRKYYIDHNTQTTHWSHPLEKESLPTGWERIENKEYGVYYVNHYLQIAQVNHPCSPTQGNVRYSHPPHLPRQIEYRATRQDGMLVPANPYLHTEIPKWLVVYSKGAREHDHKLKWDLFRLNEIEVFDAMLMRLHKQELEQIVMSYEAYRSALIREMERRKKENQVPSQSRALPQSVEHQKQIQNEGLLPGRLYNISAQGSGQPPSQGATPGIQQNVGHGFPRNVDQISAIPVTIGLPQSVQGPMVQQNMVRANLNFKTATPAAPSNPANLPQGVNPAAGQQGTTAAERMMMLHSQASENQFAMQKTVTTQHHLMQQHQQIQQQLEQLRQEQLQRHLQQQLIQQRLMQQQHMQSVQFHGSPMLPTHKPLSQNFVSQQPLGSQVQHYTPYTANQQTINQQPQSYPAHPTTTSQHPSTSPHAPLQVYPQLATSGQMPVPHLQPLQSIPQGYPQLVVSSSSPSAQSQGTPQQAFSVPSSQPMVPSSFPPQSQTQPQSKSITQNIETKV, from the exons ATGGTTTCTTGTTCCTCTGTTCCTTATGATATAGACCGGGAATTAGAAGAAGTGTTTGAAAATCTCAATAAGTCTCTTGATGATCTTTTTAATGTTGACAGACTACCAG ACTATCACACACCTGTCCGCCAGACCCCAAATTTCCAGCGGCGTAGTGTCAAAACTCCTGCAACATTCTACGTACCACAACAAGCAGCCGGCAATGTAATCGGCAGCAGAGCCCAGGTGCCGACCCGCTCCAATGTCCAATCAAACGTCAGCTCACTGGAGACTCGGTCCCAGCAGTTGTCTCCCCTCACTCAACAGAGAAATACTCAGAGTGCCCCTCCAAATATAGCCCAGCTGTCCCAGGGGCTTCAGAACCTGAGCGCGGGGGACCGATCAGAGGGGGCCTCAGGCTCCACCAGTTCCCTGACCAACCAAGGTTCCACCACCAGCCAGGCGACCATAGCTTCTTCGGGGTACGGGAGTGGTCCACAGCCCGCTGTGTCAGAGGGCCAGCAGGGGGCAGGGCAGAGAAACAACCTGGGAGCCATCAGAGAAG ATTTCCATGAAGCGGGTAACCTTGGCGGGGCCCAGGGTAACTTTACAGACTACCACAGCCAGTTTGATGAGAATTACCAGATTCAGCAGTACCATGAGGAGATCAGGAACCACTATGCACAGCAAAGTGGAGGTCATGTGAGCAGCACGCAGCACAGTCTGCAGTCCAGCACACAGCAGTCCAGCACAAGTTCAT CATCCTCCTCTGCGTACAATGATGAGTTCCCCCTCCCCCCAGGATGGTCACTGGACTGGACCGTGAGGGGGAGGAAGTATTACATTGACCACAACACCCAGACGACCCACTGGAGCCACCCCCTGGAGAAAGAGAGCCTTCCCACGGGCTGGGAGAGGATCGAGAACAAGGAGTATGGGGTTTACTATGTCAA CCATTATTTACAAATCGCACAAGTAAACCACCCTTGTTCCCCTACCCAGGGGAATGTCAGATACAGCCACCCTCCCCACCTCCCTCGCCAGATTGAGTATCGAGCGACCAGGCAGGACGGCATGCTTGTTCCTGCCAACCCATACCTCCATACAG AGATTCCCAAATGGCTGGTTGTATACTCTAAGGGAGCTCGAGAACACGATCACAAGCTGAAG TGGGATCTGTTCCGCCTGAATGAAATTGAGGTCTTTGATGCTATGTTGATGCGCCTTCATAAACAAGAACTGGAGCAGATAGTGATGAGCTATGAAGCATATCGCAGTGCCCTGATTCGAGAGATGGAGCGACGGAAGAAAGAAAACCAAGTTCCCTCACAGAGCCGGGCTCTTCCTCAGAGTGTGGAGCaccaaaaacaaattcaaaatgagGGACTCCTGCCTGGAAGGCTTTATAACATCAGTGCCCAAGGATCAGGGCAACCACCCTCCCAGGGGGCTACCCCAGGCATTCAGCAAAATGTTGGTCATGGATTTCCTCGAAATGTGGATCAAATATCTGCTATACCTGTCACTATTGGCTTGCCTCAGTCTGTGCAAGGTCCAATGGTCCAACAAAATATGGTGCGTgcaaatttgaatttcaaaactGCTACTCCTGCTGCTCCAAGTAATCCTGCTAATCTTCCACAAGGGGTGAATCCCGCTGCAGGACAGCAAGGAACAACTGCAGCAGAGAGGATGATGATGTTACACAGTCAGGCATCAGAAAACCAGTTTGCAATGCAGAAGACTGTGACAACTCAACATCACCTGATGCAGCAGCATCAGCAAATTCAACAGCAACTAGAGCAGCTGAGACAAGAACAATTGCAGAGACATCTGCAACAACAGTTGATTCAGCAAAGGCTGATGCAGCAGCAACATATGCAGAGTGTTCAATTTCATGGTTCACCAATGTTGCCTACCCATAAGCCCTTGTCTCAGAACTTTGTCTCCCAGCAGCCTCTTGGCAGCCAAGTGCAACATTACACACCATACACAGCCAATCAGCAGACAATTAACCAGCAACCACAGAGTTACCCCGCCCACCCAACCACCACCTCCCAGCACCCATCAACCTCTCCCCATGCTCCTTTACAAGTCTATCCACAACTTGCAACATCAGGTCAAATGCCTGTACCACATCTACAGCCCCTCCAGAGTATTCCACAGGGCTACCCCCAGTTGGTTGTTTCATCGTCCTCACCCTCAGCCCAGTCCCAAGGTACCCCCCAGCAAGCTTTCTCTGTTCCTTCCTCGCAGCCAATGGTGCCTTCCAGTTTCCCACCACAATCCCAAACACAGCCACAGTCCAAGTCCATTACACAGAACATCGAAACCAAAGTTTAA
- the LOC105338885 gene encoding coiled-coil domain-containing protein 42 homolog, with protein sequence MDDNDRFKLELDDQKKNIFVTQLHERDDEDHDVTSFPVVKETGGQLLETGINTFQKTLLLKKEVEVAKVDAELEKCRQRFRQKMEELQQRKLNVQKKRQMMNNKVAKFDKFIKDNDAKRRRAIQKYQIEVLLKEQKQTEYEQLCEQLAALKKRKSYLERKVNQYKRFEEYLLKVIDIMPEDYIQDDDKIKGLMMRHKTLSESNKDLVDNLVHMGDEIEHLKKKLDDMKTDHDKRKVSINSHLAKLQNQQDKRQDSNKQQEQQFASNQGDMRKRRTELGVILMAIDNITEKCLKRLDSSMEDMTLEDKLQKIGAYLQERENVAQMAAPSSSSSPKGSTDPHKSKVKKKVMVTG encoded by the exons ATGGATGACAATGACCGATTTAAACTAGAACTGGATGACcagaaaaagaatatttttgttacccAGTTGCACGAAAG AGATGATGAGGACCATGACGTCACATCTTTCCCTGTGGTCAAAGAGACGGGGGGTCAGCTGCTGGAGACAGGCATCAACACCTTCCAGAAAACCCTGCTGCTGAAGAAAGAGGTTGAGGTGGCCAAGGTGGATGCCGAGCTGGAGAAATGTCGGCAGCGCTTCCGTCAGAAGATGGAGGAACTACAACAGAGAAAGCTCAATGTCCAGAAAAAAAGACAAATG ATGAACAATAAAGTGGCCAAATTTGACAAGTTCATCAAGGACAATGACGCTAAGAGGCGGCGGGCCATACAGAAGTACCAGATCGAGGTCCTACTGAAAGAGCAAAAACAGACGGAATACGAACAACTCTGTGAACAACTGGCCGCCCTTAAAAAAAG gAAAAGCTATTTGGAAAGGAAAGTAAACCAATACAAAAGATTTGAAGAGTATCTCCTGAAAGTCATCGACATAATGCCAGAAG ATTACATACAAGATGACGATAAGATCAAGGGCCTGATGATGAGACACAAGACACTGAGCGAGTCCAATAAAGATCTCGTGGATAACCTGGTACACATGGGAGATGAG ATTGAACACCTGAAAAAGAAACTAGATGATATGAAAACAGACCATGACAAAAGAAAAGTGTCCATAAATAGCCACCTTGCCAAACTCCAGAATCAGCAAGATAAAAGACAGGACTCCAACAAGCAGCAAGAACAGCAGTTTGCCTCCAACCAAGGGGACATGAGAAAGCGG AGAACTGAGCTTGGAGTTATACTTATGGCCATAGACAACATTACAGAGAAGTGCTTGAAGCGTCTGGACTCCTCAATGGAAGATATGACTCTGGAGgataaattacagaaaatcgGG GCTTACCTTCAGGAACGGGAAAATGTCGCTCAAATGGCAGCGCCCTCTAGCAGCTCAAGCCCAAAGGGCAGCACAGATCCTCACAAGTCAAAGGTCAAAAAGAAGGTCATGGTCACCGGCTGA
- the LOC117689473 gene encoding retinol-binding protein 4: MFLRPITIVTFSYLIQSLVANNCTLRMDSIQVEANFTIERYLGQWYEFEWMYEGYLDPASVFQDFAHVYRRQQDGNITDTTRGRDPAKSHGCLQFSSTIYLTDTPGKMLFNYLNQGNIGNYWVVETDYTNYSVVYNCIQLNPDDTCKTNQAWVYSRHPNLSDDLRARVSHVIENLCLNETSFYKTTHKNDCSAAPNLDSVVG, translated from the exons ATGTTTCTGAGGCCAATAACAATAGTAACTTTCAG CTATTTAATTCAAAGCCTCGTAGCGAACAACTGTACCCTTCGCATGGATTCGATTCAAGTGGAAGCGAATTTTACCATAGAGAGG TATTTAGGCCAGTGGTATGAATTTGAGTGGATGTATGAGGGGTATTTAGATCCAGCGTCAGTATTCCAGGACTTCGCACACGTATACAGGAGACAACAGGACGGTAATATTACCGACACAACACGTGGAAG AGATCCAGCTAAAAGCCACGGGTGTCTCCAGTTTTCTTCCACCATCTACCTTACAGACACACCGGGAAAGatgttgtttaattatttaaatcaag gcAACATAGGAAATTACTGGGTAGTAGAGACAGACTATACCAACTACTCAGTGGTGTATAATTGCATTCAACTGAATCCTGACGACACATGTAAGACGAATCAAGCATGGGTGTACAGTCGCCATCCCAATCTGTCAGACGATTTGAGGGCGAGAGTTAGTCACGTGATAGAAAATCTGTGTTTGAATGAAACATCGTTTTATAAAACCACTCACAAAAATG ATTGTTCTGCCGCGCCCAATTTGGATTCCGTTGTTGGCTGA